The Natronoarchaeum philippinense genome includes the window CGGAGATCGTCGAACAGCTCGGCGTCGCCGCTGCGGAAGACATCCCAGATCAGCCCCTCGTTCTCCGCGAACTGTGGCAAGCCGCCGAGCACCTCGTGCGTGTCTGCGGTCGCGGCGACCGGATCGAGACGGTTGTACTCCTCGTCGAGCAGCCAGACACCCGTGAGCGTCAGGCCGAGTAGCTCTGCGCCCGTCTCGACGGCGGTGGCACAGATCTGTTCCGGACCGTCGGCATCGCACAGCCGAGTCGAAATGTCGTGTAACGCGGTGACGAGCTGCTCGCGCTCGCTGGCGTCCGCGCCGGCAGTGTTGGTATCGCCTCGATGTCGGTCGGTACGGTCGGTCATCGGTGACGGCTCGGTTGCGTCGTCGGTTCGACAAGCAGCTACTTACCTTTCGTGGCCGCCGTCTGCTCCCGTCGCCAGTTCGACGGCTAGCTCTGCTGCCTCGACGGCGGTCCGACCGAGCACGAACGTGACCGGTTCGATGCCGAAGGCGCCGCGGTGATACAGCACCGCCGGCACCTCGCCGCGGTCGGCCATCGCCTCGCGCAGGTGCTCGCGGCGGTCCTCGTAGCCCGGATCGAACTCCAGTGGCTCGATACCGCGTTCGCTGGCGGCCGCGAGCAGGTCGTCGCTCGTTGCGACGTTGAGCGCCGCCCGCGCGTCGGCGTCGACGCTGCGGGCGGCGAGGATGGTCTCGGCGACGTGCTCTGAGGCGCCGAACTCGGGGTTGGCGGGAACCTCGACGTTTCCTCGCATCCGGTAGATACGGCCCGGAATGGCCGCCACGTCGGTCCCGTCGGCGGCGTCCGGCAGCGCCATCCCGACGTTTGTGCCGACGTTCGGCACGTGCTCGGCCATCCCGTCGGTGCCGGCAAGTAGCCGGGCGGCGCGCCGGACCGACGCGAGCACGTCGCGCTCGGCCAGCACCTCCGAGTCGGGTCCTTGGACGCACAGATCACAGCCGAGTCCCTCCAGCGCCGGCATCTCGTCCTCGTGGACGGCACAGATCGGGCCGCGGTCCTCGAACGCCTCGACGAGCGCGAGCAGTTCGGCCATGGCGTCGACGCCGTCCATCCGGTCGGCGGCGAACCCGTCGGCGATCCGCTCGATCGTCGCCTCCATCCGTGGATCCTCGCTGAAGCGCTCCTCGACGGCGACGTTTCCGTTGACGAGGTTGCTCACCGCCGCCTGCGTGACACCGATTCGATCGGCGATTTCCTGCTGGGTGAACCCCCGTTCGTCGAGCGCGCCAGCCAGCATGGCCCGCGCCGTTGGAACGAAACGCTCGACGACGATCTCGCTCGGGAGCACCAGCGACATACGCCGGCGTACTCGCGGCGCTAATAAAAGTCCCTCGCGTCGGCACGTCGCGGTCTCGGCGTCCACGCAGCGGCGTCACGCCGGGGGTTTATATCGGATCGGGCGGCCAGCGTGCCCGTGCCCGACTCGTCAGCCCCGCGGCGTCCGCGATTGTGCGACGCAGCGCCGCGGCGGCGACACACCCCACTGCGTCGCCTGTTCGCCACTATAGGTTCGATGCGCCCGACCCGCCGTCGATCGGGATCGCGGTCCCGTTGACGTAGCTCGATTTGGGCGAGCTGAGGAACGCGACGACCTCCCCCAGTTCCATCGGATCGCCGATGCGCTCGGAGGGGTTGCCATCGGCCCAGTCGTCGAGGCCCTCCTCGTAGCTGTCGTACTCGCCTCGGTCCATCGACTGCTCGATCAGCTCCTCGATCCGAGACGTCTCGTGCGACCCCGGCAGCACGGCGTTGGCTCGCACCTCCGGCGCGAGTTCCTTCGAGAGCGTCTTCTCCAACCCGATCACGCTCATCCGCACCGAGTTCGACAGCACGAGTTGGTCGATCGCCTCCTTGACGCTCCGGGACGTGACGTTGACGATCGTGCCGCCGTCGCCCTCGCGCAGGTGGGGTTCGGCCGCACGGACGAGCCGGACGACGCTCATCACCAGCAGATCGAACGCCTCGTACCAGTCTTCGTCGGTCGTCTCCAGAAACGGCCCGCTCGGCGGGCCCCCTGCGCTCGTGACGAGATGGTCGACGGTGCCGAACTCCTCGACGGTGCGTTCGACGAGCTGTTCGATGTCTTCTTTCTCGGTCAAGTCGCCGGGCTGTTCGACGACCTCGCCGGACGCCACCGCGCGGATCTCGTCTGCGGCGTCGGCCAGTTGCGCCTCGTCGCGTCCGTTGACGACGACGTTTGCCCCCTCGCGTGCGAGCGCTTTGGCTGACGCCTTGCCGAGACCGCTACTCGATGCCGTGACCAGCGCCGCGTTTCCGTCGATCTGTAGGTCCATGGTAGAAACGGGCGCGAGCGATCAAATAAAAGGTTCGCGTCGACGTGTTCTCTCCTCGGTGTACTGCGATGCCCATCGTTACGGGCAGTCCCGTCGTAGCGCCGCGTGTGAAACACCCTGCCAGAGGTGGGCCGGCGTGCCGAGAATCGGACTAACCGGCGACGTGATGCTCGGACGACTCGTCGACGAGCACCAGCGCTATCGTGCTGTTGACGCTGTCTGGGGAAACACCGTAACGACGCTCCGTGAACTCGACGGGCTCGTGATCAATCTGGAGTGCTGCCTCTCCGATCGCGGTAGTCCGTGGCGACGCACGCGTCGGGTGTTTCACTTCCGGGCCGACCCGGAGTGGGCAATACCGGCGCTCCGGCGCGCTGGCGTCGACGCCTGTGCGCTGGCGAACAACCACGTGCTGGATTTCGAGGAGACGGCGCTCCGGGATACGCTCTCCCATCTGGACGAGGCCGGCATCGAGCGCAGCGGCGCCGGCACTGATCTCGAGGAGGCGCTGGCGCCGGCGTCGTTCGCTGCGGACGGCGTCGATGTCGCCGTCGTCTCGCTGACGGACAACACCCATGAGTACGCTGCCGGCCAGACCTCACCGGGGACCGCGTGGATCGAAATCGACCGCGGCGACCCCGAGACGAGAGCGCGCGTCGAGGATGCACTCTCACGGGTGCAGGAACTGGATTCCGATCTCGTGATCGCATCGCTGCACTGGGGACCGAACATGGTTGAGGAACCGCCCGAGTCGTTCCGGACGTTCGCCCGCTGGCTGGTTGACATGGGCGTCGACGCGGTCCACGGCCACAGCGCCCATCTGTTCCACGGGATTGAGGTTTACGAGAGCGCACCGATCATCTACGACGCCGGCGACTTCGTCGACGATTACGCGGTCAACCCGCGTCGACGCAACGACCGAAGCTTCCTGTTCGTGCTGTCGGCCGACAGCGCCGGGACGCCGAAGACGCTTCGACTCGTTCCAACCGAGATCCACGACTGCAGCGTCCACCTCGCCGGTGAGGACGCCGCCGCGTGGAGTCGCTCGCGGATGCGCTCGCTGTCGAGCGAGTTCGGGACCGAGTTCGAGCGAGCAGACGAAGCGCTGATCGTCAACCTTGGCAAGTAGGGGATTCCTCGAGAATCTGCGACGGCGGTCGAGAGATCGAGTCGTCAGTCAGCCTTTCGAAGCGTCCATACTTGGATCGTATCGCCGTCCTCGATCGTGTCGTCACCGGAGGCCAGTTCTCCCGCGGCGCCGTCGAACCCACCGGCGACCGACCACTCGTCGAACGGCGAGCGGCGAGCCAGCAGCTCGATTTCGCGCTTTGGGAGCATCTTCAGGTGATCCGTCGACGAGAAGACGCGCTCACCGTCGGGATCGTAGAGCTCGGTTTCTACCTCGAAGCGCTGTTCGATCTCGTCGACGATCCGCGTGCGCTTGCGGTGGCGGTGCTCTGCGCCCCGAAACTCGACATCGTTCTCGTGCCACTCGCCGTAGGTCTCGGCGATCAGGTCGAACGACGGGACAAACACGTCGAAGACGAACCGACCGCCGGGAGCCAGCGCGTCGTGGGCACACCGGAGCGCGGCGAGCTGGTCTTCGATAGTCACCAAGTGCTGGAGTGCGTTAAACGGACAGTAAAGGAGGCCGTACTCGCGCCCGACCGCAAAATCTGTTACGTCGGCTCGCCAGACCGACGGCTCCAGCCCCGCTCTGTTGGCCTTCTGCCGGAGTATCGAGAGCATATCGGCCGAGACATCGATACCGTCCGCGTCGATGCCCGCACTGAGCAGGTCGAGGTAGATCCGCCCGGTGCCGCAGGCGAGCTCGAGCGCTGCCCCATCGACATTCCGGGCGAGATCGGCGTAGAACGCGGCATCGCGGCGGTCCAGATCGTACAGCAACTGGTCGTATAACTCAGCGCGTGCGTCGCCGTAGCCGGCACTCGTATTGACCATACGATCCGGTCGCGGCGGCGCGAAGAAAAGATTCGGGGGCGCTAGGCCTGCAGCGTCTCCGCGAGCTCACCGCGCTCGTCGAGTTCCACGAGAATGTCGCTGCCGCCGACGAACTCCCCGTCGACGTACGTCTGGGGGATCGTCTCCCAGCCGCTGTGGTCCTCAAGGGCGTCGCGGTACTCGTCGAGCGCGTCGAGCACGTCGACGGTTTCGTAGTCGTCGCGGTGCTGCTGGATCAGCGTCAGGGCGCGGTCCGAAAAGCCACACTGGGGCATCAGCTCGTTGCCTTTCATGAACAGGACGACTTCGTTGTTCTCGATCGCGTCGTCGACCCGCGACTCCACTTCGTCGGCGGAGAGGTCGGACTCGGGTTCGAATGCCATGTGTGACTGTGGTGTGCGTGGACGCAAATGCCTACCGCACTCGTCAACGCTGCGCCCGGCCTGCGCGTGGCCCGGACGCCGCGGCCGCGCCGGCGTCAGTCCTCGTACTCATCGGGCGTGAACGTCTTCAGCTCCAGCGCGTGGATGTCGGTCGTCATCCGGTCGCCCAGCGCGTCGTAGACCAGTTCGTGCTGTTCGACCAGCGATTTGCCCTCGAACGCCGGCGAGACGACGAGTGCGGCGAGGTGATCGTCGTCCTCGGGGCCCCGGGGCTGGACGACATCTGCGCTCGCATCCGGTAGAGAGGTTTCGATGACTTCAGTGAGCTCCTCGGTGTCCATGTATCTCAGAGAGAATCGGGGACGGAAAAAGCGTTACTCACTTGCTGGGGCTGGTGCGCGTGGTAATGGCGGACTGCCGGCTCGTATCAGTCGCCTAGCTCACGAACGTCTCGATCCGAGCCATCGCCTCGCGCAGGTCGTCGAGCCCGGTCGCGTAGGACACCCGGAGATGGCCCTCGCCGTCCTCGCCGAACACAGAGCCCGGCACCGCGGCGACGCCGTGCTCCTGTAGCAGCTCCTCTGCGAAGGCTTCGTCGTCGCCGCCGGGCACTTCCGGGAACACGTAGAAGGCGCCCTCGGCCTCGAAGCAGTCGATACCCATCTCCTCGAACCGGGAGAGGACGAAGCGACGCCGGCGGTCGTACTGGCTCACCATCTCCGCGACCTCGTCGTCGCAGTTTTCGAGCGCCTCGATCGCGGCGTACTGGGCGGTCGTCGGCGCCGACAGCATCGCGTACTGGTGGATGCGGTTCATCCCCGCGACGGCGTCGGCCGGCGCGAGCGCGTACCCGAGTCGGAGTCCGGTCATCGCGTAGGCCTTCGAGAAACCGTTGAACACGACCGTCCGCTCGCGCATCCCCTCGAACGTGGCGATCGAGGTGTGCTCGTGGCCGTAGGTCAGCTCCGAGTAGATCTCGTCGGAAAACACCGTCAGGTCGTGCTCGCGGGCGAACGCGGCGACCGGTCGCAGGTCGTCTTCGGTCATGATCGCCCCGGTCGGGTTGTTCGGGTAGCAGTACAGCAGGGCGTCGGCGTCGGCGGCGCCGGCCCGTTCTAAGGCGTCGGCCGTGAGCTTGAACTCGTCGTCGCTGGTCGGCACCGGAAGCGGCTCGCCGCCGGCAAAGCGGATGCCCGGCTCGTAGGAGACGTAGGACGGCTGGGGAACCGCGACGACATCGCCGGGATCGACGAGCGCTCGGAGCGCAACGTCGACGCCCTCGCTGACGCCGGTAGTGACGATGATTTCATCGTCGGGATCGTAGGTCAGATCGTAGCGCTCGGCGACGTGGTCGGCGATCGACTCGCGGAGGTCTCGCCGGCCGCGGTTGGCCGTGTAGGACGTTCGGCCGCGTTCCAGCGAGTCGATGGCGGCCTCCCGGGCGGCCCACGGCGCCGAGAAGTCGGGTTCGCCGACCCCCAGCGAGATCACGTCGTCCATCTCCTCGGCCAGCTCGAAGAAGCGTCTAATTCCGGAGGGAGGAACCTCCTGCACGCGGTCGCTGACCTTCATGGCGAGACGGAGAGTCGGTCGTCGTCGTCGCCGTCGCTCATCTGGATGCCCCGATCTTTGTACGTGTCCATCACGTAGTGGGTCACCGTCTGGGTGATCTCGGGGACCGGCGCGACTTTGTCGCTGATGAACTGGGAGACCTCCTGCATCGACTCGTCTTCGACTTCCATCTCGAAGTCGTAGTCGCCGCTGACGAGCCGTAGCGTCGTCACCTGCGGGAAGCGAGCGAGCCGCTCGGCGATGTCGCCGTAGCTCGTCTCCCGGTCGAGCGTGACGTTGAGTTCGACCGATGCGCGCACGCGCTCCTCGGTGACTTTGTTCCAGTCCACCACCGCTTGGTAGCCCTTGATCACGCCCTCCGATTCCAGTGCGTCGACGGTTGCCACGACCTCGTCTTCGTCGAGGTCAGTCATCCGGGCGAGGTCCGCCGTCGAGTAGCGGGCGTTCTCTAGGAGCAACTCGAGGAGCTCGCGCTTGCTCATACCACACGGAGGCGATGGCGGACACAAAAGCGTTTCTGCATTCGCGCAACGGCACTCGGTACACACGCTTTCGCCTCGGCGTCCTCCCGTTGTCAGCGGCCGCTCTCGGCGTCACCGCCCGTCGCCCTGACACGACTGACAGATCTTGACGGTCGCCCGCAACGCTTCCGTGTCACTTGTTTGCGCCCCGACGCCGACCGGCGTCACCGGCACGTAGTCCCGACAGTACGCACAGCGCTCGATCGCCTCGCTCTTCCCGGTCATACCTCTTGTTGGCCGATTGTTGCCGGCTGGTTTAACACTCGTGTAAAGTTTCGTTCGCATTCTGGCGTCGAATAACTCCTCCTCGCTCACCGCCTCCCCAGCCCGGAAGCGAAACCCCCTAACCCGCGCCGTGCGAGGCCGAACGTATGCAAGGGGAGCCAGCGGTCGCAGTGCTGCGCCTCGGTCACCGACCGGGTCGGGACGACCGCATGACGACGCACGTCGGCCTGACGGCCCGCGCGCTCGGCGCCGACCGCGCGATCATCGCCGGCGCCACGCAGGCCGCCGAGACGGTTCGTGACATCACCGATCGGTTCGGCGGCCCGTTCGAAGCCGAAGTGACCGACTCGCCCAAGGCCGTGTTGCGCGAGTGGGACGGCCGGATCGCCCACTTGACGATGTACGGCGAGCGCGTGCAGGATGTCGAAGACGAGATTCGCGCAACGCGGGACGACGACGGCGATCCGCTGCTGATCGTCGTCGGCGCCGAGAAGGTCTCCTTCGACGTGTACGAGGCCGCCGACTGGAACGTCGGCGTCACCAACCAACCCCACTCGGAGGTCGCCGGACTGGCGGTCTTCCTCGATCGGCTGTTCGAGGGTCGAGAACTCGACCGGGAGTGGCAAGACGCCGATCAGCAGGTCGTCCCCAAAGCGACCGGCAAGAAGGTCGTCGATCCCGACGAGTAGCTTCCCGACGCCAACTCCCATCCCTGACTCCGATACGTCTATACTCGCCACTACACAATCGACCGACGATGCATACACCTGACGGCTATCTACATCCGTGGATGGCGGGGGCGTTCCTCGCGCTGGCCGGCCTCGTGCTGTCGGTCGCCGCGATGCGAGCGCGCGACTCGCTGACCGAGTATCGAATCCAACTGTTCGGCATCGTCGCCGCGGCGGTGTTCGCCGCCCAACTGCTCAACTGGCCGATTCCGGGCGGGACGAGCGCGCACTTCGTCGGCGGTGCCTTTGCAGCGATCGCCCTCGGCCCGCACCTCGGCGCGCTGGCCGTCGCGCTCGTCGTGACGATTCAGGCGCTGGTGTTCGCCGACGGCGGCGCGCTGGCGCTGGGCGCGAACGTCTGGAACATGGCGATCGTTCAAGCCTACGTCGGCTACGCCGTCTACGCGTCGCTGGCCGACCGGAACGAGACTGTCGCCACCATCGCGGGCGGTTGGGTCGGCATCACCGCCGCCGCGGCGTCTGCGAGCCTGCAGTTGGGCACCGCGCCCGCCTTCGGCGGCGAACTGTTGACGGTCGTCGCCGTGATGGTCGGCGGCCACGCTGTCCTCGGCCTCGGCGAAGGCCTGCTCACGCTGGTCGGCTGCCGCCTGCTCGCCCGCACCGGCGTCGATACTGAACAGCCCAGTTCGGAGGGAGTCTCCGCATGAGCGTCCGATCGCTCGCTCGCGGCCGCTGGCAGCAGCGCTCGCTCGCCGGGCTGACCGTGATGGTCTTGTTCTCGCCGGTGTTCGCGTGGGCCGCCACACGGGTCGGCTACTCCGAGCCGATGGAGAACGCCGCCGAAGCGGCGGGTGCGGCGTCCCACGCCGTTGCAACGGACGTGAGCCTCTTCTCGGGCTACGCGCTGCCCGGTCTCGGCCCGCACCTCGGGACGCTCGGTGGCGCCCTGTTCGGCACCGTGCTGACGCTTGTGCTCGGCGTCGGCGTCGCGCGGGCGCTCGCGCCGAGCAACTAACGCCGTGCGTTCGTAACTGACTGCTGTCCGTTCTTGCGACCGATTTTTGTCGACGTTCGTTTCCGCCGTGGCGTTCGACCGCCCAAATCTTCATTATTTGTCCTGCAAAATTTGAACTCATGTACGACGATGACGACCTCGCATCGATCAGAGAGGCCCGCGAGGAGTTCGAAGCGGAGACGCTCGGTCCCGTCCTCGATCGCTTCGGGGAGCGCAAGGATCGGTTTGCGACGGTCTCGAACCTCGACGTGGATCGTCTCTACACGCCAGACGACGTGGCCGATCTCGACTACCTCGACGATCTGGGATTCCCGGGTGAGGAACCGTTCACGCGCGGCGTCTACCCGACGATGTACCGCGGTCGGACGTGGACGATGCGCCAGTTCGCCGGCTTCGGTACGGCGACCGAGACCAACGAGCGCTTCCACTACTTGATCGACGAGGGCCAGACCGGGCTCTCGACGGCCTTCGACATGCCGACGCTGATGGGCAAGGATTCGGACGATCCGCTGACCGACGGTGAGGTCGGCAAGGAAGGTGTCGCCGTCGACACGCTGCGGGACATGGAGGTCCTGTTCGAGGGAATCGACGTTGGCGAGGTCTCGACGAGTTTCACGATCAACCCTTCCGCGCCGGTGATCTACGCGATGTACGTCGCCATCGCGGACCAACAGGGCGTTCCACGCGAGGAGCTCCGTGGAACTCTCCAGAACGACATGCTCAAGGAGTTTATCGCCCAGAAAGAGTGGGTAATCCCGCCCGAGCCGTCGCTGGATCTCGTCACCGACGTGATCGAGTTCGCCGCCGACGAGACGCCGAAGTTCAACCCCGTCTCGGTGTCGGGCTATCACATCCGCGAGGCCGGTTCGACTGCGGTGCAGGAACTGGCCTTCACGCTTGCCGACGGGTTCGCCTACGTCGAAGACGCGATCGAGCGCGGGCTGGCAGTCGACGAGTTCGCGCCCCAACTGTCCTTTTTCTTCAACTGCCACAACTCCTTTTTCGAGGAGATCGCAAAGTTCCGCGCCGCCCGGCGGATCTACGCCCGCCTGATGGACGAGTGGTACGACGCCGACGCGACGGCGTCGAAACAACTCAAGTTCCACACCCAGACCGCCGGTCAGAGCCTGACCGCCCAGCAACCTCTCAACAACGTCGTCCGCGTGACGATTCAGGCGCTCGCTGGCGTGCTCGGAGGAACCCAAAGCCTCCACACCAACAGCTTCGACGAGGCGCTCGCGCTGCCCGGCGAGAAGGCCGTTCGCGTCGCCTTGCGCACTCAACAGATCATCGGCGAGGAATCGGGTGCCGCGGACATCGTCGATCCGATGGGCGGGAGTTTCGCCGTCGAGGCGCTGACCGACGAGACCGAGCAGCGAACGATGGAGTACCTCGAAGAGATCCGCGAGATGGGCGACGGCTCGATGCGCGAGGGCGTCCTGACGGCGCTGGAACGGGGCTATTTCCACCGTGAGATTCAGGAGGCGTCCTACGAATACCAAGAGCGCGTCGAATCCGGCGAGGAGGTCGTCGTCGGCGTCAACGAGTTCACCATCGAGGAAGACACCAGACCGGACATTCTCAAAGTCGACGAAACCGTCGAACAGCGCCAGCGCGATCGCCTCGCGGCGGTCAAAGACGAGCGCGACGACGACGCCGTCGAGGCTGCACTGTCGAGCGTCGAGGACGCCATCGAAGCCGGCGAAAATACGATGCCGGCGATCGTCGAGGCAGTGAAAGCGTACGCCACGATGGGTGAAATCATGCGGGTGTTCGAGGACGCTCACGGCGCCTACGAGGAGGAAATCGGATTGGCCTGAGACGCGGCGCTCGTCCCGGTACCGTTGTACCGGCTGCCCCGCCGCCCTCCCCCGGAAATCCCCGACAGCTAGGCTAACGTTTATCCCCTCGTGTTGTGCACGTGAACGTACGCCATGACAGACGAACCCGATGTCGAGTTGGAGGCTCGCTTGGAGGAACAGGATTCGTTCGAGCCACCCGAGGAGTTTGTCGAGCAGGCCAACGTCACCGATCCGGGGATCTACGAGGAGTTCGAGGAGAACTGGCCCGACGCGTGGGAGCAGGCGGCCGACCTGCTCGACTGGGACGACGAGTGGGACGAGGTGCTGGTCGAAGAGGATGCGCCGTTTTACGAATGGTTCGTCGGCGGCGAACTGAACGCGGCGTACAACTGCGTCGACCGCCACGTCGAGAACGGCCGCAAGAATCAGGCCGCGATTCGGTGGGAAGGCGAACTAGGTGAGACCCGGACGTACACGTATCAGGACCTGTATCGGGAGGTCAACGAGTTCGCCGCCGCGCTGCGCGACCTCGGCGTCGAAGAGGACGACGTGGTCACGCTCTACATGCCGATGATTCCGGAGCTGCCGATCGCCATGCTCGCGTGTGCCCGCATCGGCGCGCCCCACTCGGTCGTGTTCGCGGGCTTTTCGGCCGACGCGCTGGCGACGCGGATGAACTCGGCCGACTCGGAGTATCTCGTCACCTGCGACGGCTACTACCGGCGCGGCGACGCCCTCAACCACAAGGAGAAAGCCGACGAAGGGCTTCGCGGCGTCGAACACGAGGTCGAGGACATCGTCGTCGTCGACCGTCTCGGCGACAAGCTCACGCACTTCCTCGGCGCGAACTACCACGACTACGACGAGCTGGTCGACGACCACGACGGCGAGCGCGTCGAGCCAGTCTCCCGGGACGCCGAGGATATGCTGTTCTTGATGTACACCTCCGGCACCACAGGCCAACCGAAGGGCGTCAAGCACACCACGGGCGGCTATCTCTCCTACGCCGCGTGGACGAGCCACGCCGTCCTCGACATCGAACCGGAAGACACGTACTGGTGTTCGGCCGACATCGGGTGGATCACGGGCCACTCCTACATCGTCTACGGGCCGCTCGCGCTCGGCACCACGACGATGATGTACGAAGGGACGCCGGATTACCCCGAGAAGGACCGACTGTGGGAGATCGTCGAGAAGAACGCGGTCGACATCTTCTACACCGCACCCACTGCGATCCGGTCGTTCATGAAGTGGGGCAAAGAGCACCTCGAAGGCCGTGACCTCTCCAGTCTCCGATTGCTCGGCACCGTTGGAGAGCCGATCAATCCGCGGGCGTGGAAGTGGTACTACAAACACGTCGGCGACGAGTCCTGCCCGGTCGTCGACACGTGGTGGCAGACCGAGACTGGCGGCATGATGGTCACCACATTACCGGGGGTCAACGAGATGAAACCCGGCTCCGCAGGACCGGGACTTCCGGGCGTCGACGCCAAAGTCATCCATCCGGACAAGGAAGAGGTCGAGCCCGGGCAGGCCGGCCATCTCACTGTCCAGAAGCCGTGGCCCGGCATGCTCCGGACCCTCTATCAGAACGACGAGCGCTTTGTCCAAGAGTACTGGGAGGAGTACTCCGATCCCGACAGCGACGAGTGGATCTACTTCCCCGAGGACGGCGCGAAGGTCGACGAGGACGACTACATCACGGTACTCGGACGCGTCGACGACGTGCTGAACGTCTCGGGCCACCGGCTGGGGACCATGGAGATCGAGTCCGCAATCGTCGGCGTGCCAGGCGTCGCCGAAGCCGCCGTCGTCGGCGGCGACCACGAAGTCAAGGGCGAGGCGGTCTACGTCTACGCCATCACAGAGGAGGGAACTGACGGCGACGAGGACCTCCGCGAGCGCGTCGTCGACAACGTCGAAGACGCCATCGGCCCGATCGCCCGCCCCGAGGAGATCGTCTTCACGCCGGAACTCCCCAAGACGCGCTCGGGCAAGATCATGCGTCGCCTGCTCGAAGACATCGCTAACGGCGACGAACTCGGCAACACGTCGACGCTTCGGAACCCCGACATCGTCGACGACATCCAACAGCGGGTCAGCGACGACTGAGGAGCCCTACCGCTCGGACAGATACAAGATTGCAACTAGCGGCACTCCGAGAACGGCCGCCACGGTGAGGCCGCCATACAGCGCGAACCCGAGCATGGTTGGCGGCAGGCTGATGAACCCAAACAGCGTCAGCGGCTCGGACACTTCGGTCAACACCACCGATAGGGCGGCACCCATCAGCGCCGCGACGCCGCTCAACGCTAGGTACAGGCCGATCACGAACCGTCGGCCGTCCAGTTCCGAGCCCGCGTCGATCCCCTCGAAGGTCGGTTCGGCGTCTGTCACGATCGAAACGACGGGCCTGAAAGGATTAGGCTTTTCCACTCGTCGCCCCTGAGTGCTAGTATGAGCGAGAAGGAACTGCTCGGACTCGTGCTGGGCGCGATCGTGACCATGATGTTCCTCACGGGCTTTATCATCGTCCTCAGCTGACGCAGTCCCGTAGTTCGACCCCGTTTCTTCGCCCTCTGTACGCTGGCGTCTGATCGTTCTTCCGGCGAGCGCTGCGAGCGCTAGAACTCATTGCAATCGACGAAAACGAACGAGAAACGCGCGAAAAGAGTTACTCGTCGGCAGTCGAGGCCTGATCGACGGCGTCGCGCTCACCGCCGTCGGTGGCAACTTCTGCGTCGTCTTCCGGCTCGCCGCCGTCGGCCATCGGCAGGAGCTTGTGCTCGCCGAACCAGTCCCACTCGCGGCCCTTCATACCGTGCTCTTCGAGGTTCCACGGGTCGTCGTCGGTGACGCGCGGCCCTTCGAGCCACGAGACGATGAAGTTCCACAGGAAGATGAGCTGGCCGACGAACAGCAAGATCGCGCCGAACGTGGCGATCTGGTGGAGGTCGGTGAACATCCCCGTCGGCCCGACCGGGAACTCGTAGTTGGCGTACTTCCGGGGCATGCCGCCGTAGCCCAGCAGGATCATGGCGAAGAACACGACGTTCGTGCCGATCATCGACAGCCAGAAGTGCCACTTGGCGAGTCGCTGCTGGTACATCCGACCGGTGTAGATGGGGAACCAGTAGTACAGGCCCACGAACACCGAGAAGCCGATGGCTCCCATCACGATGTAGTGGAAGTGACCGACCACGTAGTAGGTCTCGTGGA containing:
- a CDS encoding DUF7520 family protein, translated to MTDAEPTFEGIDAGSELDGRRFVIGLYLALSGVAALMGAALSVVLTEVSEPLTLFGFISLPPTMLGFALYGGLTVAAVLGVPLVAILYLSER
- a CDS encoding PDGLE domain-containing protein; translation: MSVRSLARGRWQQRSLAGLTVMVLFSPVFAWAATRVGYSEPMENAAEAAGAASHAVATDVSLFSGYALPGLGPHLGTLGGALFGTVLTLVLGVGVARALAPSN
- the acs gene encoding acetate--CoA ligase, whose product is MTDEPDVELEARLEEQDSFEPPEEFVEQANVTDPGIYEEFEENWPDAWEQAADLLDWDDEWDEVLVEEDAPFYEWFVGGELNAAYNCVDRHVENGRKNQAAIRWEGELGETRTYTYQDLYREVNEFAAALRDLGVEEDDVVTLYMPMIPELPIAMLACARIGAPHSVVFAGFSADALATRMNSADSEYLVTCDGYYRRGDALNHKEKADEGLRGVEHEVEDIVVVDRLGDKLTHFLGANYHDYDELVDDHDGERVEPVSRDAEDMLFLMYTSGTTGQPKGVKHTTGGYLSYAAWTSHAVLDIEPEDTYWCSADIGWITGHSYIVYGPLALGTTTMMYEGTPDYPEKDRLWEIVEKNAVDIFYTAPTAIRSFMKWGKEHLEGRDLSSLRLLGTVGEPINPRAWKWYYKHVGDESCPVVDTWWQTETGGMMVTTLPGVNEMKPGSAGPGLPGVDAKVIHPDKEEVEPGQAGHLTVQKPWPGMLRTLYQNDERFVQEYWEEYSDPDSDEWIYFPEDGAKVDEDDYITVLGRVDDVLNVSGHRLGTMEIESAIVGVPGVAEAAVVGGDHEVKGEAVYVYAITEEGTDGDEDLRERVVDNVEDAIGPIARPEEIVFTPELPKTRSGKIMRRLLEDIANGDELGNTSTLRNPDIVDDIQQRVSDD
- a CDS encoding tRNA (cytidine(56)-2'-O)-methyltransferase, which codes for MQGEPAVAVLRLGHRPGRDDRMTTHVGLTARALGADRAIIAGATQAAETVRDITDRFGGPFEAEVTDSPKAVLREWDGRIAHLTMYGERVQDVEDEIRATRDDDGDPLLIVVGAEKVSFDVYEAADWNVGVTNQPHSEVAGLAVFLDRLFEGRELDREWQDADQQVVPKATGKKVVDPDE
- a CDS encoding acyl-CoA mutase large subunit family protein, giving the protein MYDDDDLASIREAREEFEAETLGPVLDRFGERKDRFATVSNLDVDRLYTPDDVADLDYLDDLGFPGEEPFTRGVYPTMYRGRTWTMRQFAGFGTATETNERFHYLIDEGQTGLSTAFDMPTLMGKDSDDPLTDGEVGKEGVAVDTLRDMEVLFEGIDVGEVSTSFTINPSAPVIYAMYVAIADQQGVPREELRGTLQNDMLKEFIAQKEWVIPPEPSLDLVTDVIEFAADETPKFNPVSVSGYHIREAGSTAVQELAFTLADGFAYVEDAIERGLAVDEFAPQLSFFFNCHNSFFEEIAKFRAARRIYARLMDEWYDADATASKQLKFHTQTAGQSLTAQQPLNNVVRVTIQALAGVLGGTQSLHTNSFDEALALPGEKAVRVALRTQQIIGEESGAADIVDPMGGSFAVEALTDETEQRTMEYLEEIREMGDGSMREGVLTALERGYFHREIQEASYEYQERVESGEEVVVGVNEFTIEEDTRPDILKVDETVEQRQRDRLAAVKDERDDDAVEAALSSVEDAIEAGENTMPAIVEAVKAYATMGEIMRVFEDAHGAYEEEIGLA
- a CDS encoding energy-coupling factor ABC transporter permease produces the protein MHTPDGYLHPWMAGAFLALAGLVLSVAAMRARDSLTEYRIQLFGIVAAAVFAAQLLNWPIPGGTSAHFVGGAFAAIALGPHLGALAVALVVTIQALVFADGGALALGANVWNMAIVQAYVGYAVYASLADRNETVATIAGGWVGITAAAASASLQLGTAPAFGGELLTVVAVMVGGHAVLGLGEGLLTLVGCRLLARTGVDTEQPSSEGVSA